The Gordonia crocea genomic interval GCTTGGACCCGCGGCCGGCACCCGCACTGAACAGCTGGTTGTAGGCGATCTCCCAGCCCGAGACGATGGTGGCACCGTTGGCGACCACCTTGCGCCAGTAGTCCTCCCACCCCCGCCGCTTCTGGCCGATCGTCGTCAATAGGAAGGAGATACCGGGCGAGGAGGTGCGCGGGTCGAGCAGTGCGGCCTGGTTGCGGTAGGCGGGCTTCGTCAGGTCGTCGAGGGATTGCGGCGGCTGGGCATCCCGGCGCTCGTACCATGACGAGTCGATGTTGAGGCAGACATCGCCGCGGCTGACCGCAGTCAGCAGGTCGGGCGCGGATTTCAGCGCATACTCGGATGCGCCGTTGGCCGCAGCCGGCGACACGTACGGCATGAGGGCCCCGGCTTCGATGGGGCGGGCGGCGAAGGTGTTGTCGATGCCGTAGACCAGGTCGCCCTTGGGTGACCCCGGGGTCAGCGAGATCTGCGACGCGATCTTCCCCGAGTCGCCGGACTTGGCGATCTTGAGGGTGATGCCGGTGGCGGCGTGGAACTCGTCGATGACCGACGAGGGCAGGTCGAAGGAGTCGTAGACGAGCATCGTGACGCTGCCGCGGTCGTCGGATCCGCCGCAGCCGACCACGCCGACGGCCACCGCCGCGGCCAGGAAAGCACTACCGATCCGACGGGTCGACGACGCCGCCGCGAAGTGTCCGATTCGCATGGCTCGATCTAACCACCAGGCGTCGGCGCCGACCCCTGCGATGGGCCCGACCAATGCCCGAGACGGTGAACGAGCCGGAAACCAGACAGTAACAATTGAATCACCAGCCACAATAGCCACATGCTCCAGGGGTTATGGTGCTGGCTGCGGACGCGTTCGACCCATGGTGGTCGCGGCACATAGACTGACGCGCGATCCCGCTTCGCCGACGATAAGGACCTAACCCCGTGCGACCGACCCTCCCGCGCCTTGCGGCCACCGTCGCCATCTCCGCGGGCCTGCTGGCCCCCGCCGCCCCCGCGTTGGCCGCACCGGCCGCGCCCGTCGCGTCGCCGGACGGCTTGACCTCCGCACTGGCCGCGGTCCCCACCAAGGTCGACCGACAGGTGCT includes:
- a CDS encoding thiamine ABC transporter substrate-binding protein, which produces MRIGHFAAASSTRRIGSAFLAAAVAVGVVGCGGSDDRGSVTMLVYDSFDLPSSVIDEFHAATGITLKIAKSGDSGKIASQISLTPGSPKGDLVYGIDNTFAARPIEAGALMPYVSPAAANGASEYALKSAPDLLTAVSRGDVCLNIDSSWYERRDAQPPQSLDDLTKPAYRNQAALLDPRTSSPGISFLLTTIGQKRRGWEDYWRKVVANGATIVSGWEIAYNQLFSAGAGRGSKPIVVSYASSPVATPGTEALLETCFRQVEYAGILKGAANVDGARKVIDFLLGPSVQKALPASMFVYPVTRDTPLPDGWSTRAPMPEWTVNMPPGYIAKNREKWLQEWRDAVGR